The Salvia splendens isolate huo1 unplaced genomic scaffold, SspV2 ctg329, whole genome shotgun sequence DNA window AGCTGCGAGCTTGGCTCATTTCACCGAATTGCAGCTTTGATTTCCGGATTGGAGATTGAATTGCGGATTGATCTCCGTCGATGGTAGATCAAGAAGACGTGGAGATGAAGATGGCATTGAGACATGACTCACAGCCGCACGAATCGCCGGAGCCGAAGAGGAGCAAGCCCAGGGACAGTTCCGGTGGGGAGGATTCCCAGCGGCGTATGCAGCGGGAATTGAGGGCGGATGCTGCGGAGAAGCGGATGGAGGCGGCCAGAGGTACTGCCTCAGCTGCGGGGAGTAGTGTGGTAGGGAGTGGGAAGGGTGGGGAAGTTGAACAGCAACGGTTAGCGGAGGGGCAGAGTGTtgctgcggcggcggcgacggcaacGGCGGTGGAgaatgtagagagtgtaggagATGTGAATGTTCAGGAGTTAGAGGGTGCTAGTATTAGAGGTAAAGGTGTCGCCGGTGTGGAGGGAATGCAGAGTACAAGTGGAATTTCTGACATCTCGTTATCGGTGTTGGAAGCTGACGAGCTCTTCTTCATGATTTTTGGCAATGGAGTTTCGAAAGATGTGCTTTCGCAGTGGACCAATCAGGGTATCAGGT harbors:
- the LOC121789759 gene encoding probable ubiquitin carboxyl-terminal hydrolase MINDY-4, with protein sequence MVDQEDVEMKMALRHDSQPHESPEPKRSKPRDSSGGEDSQRRMQRELRADAAEKRMEAARGTASAAGSSVVGSGKGGEVEQQRLAEGQSVAAAAATATAVENVESVGDVNVQELEGASIRGKGVAGVEGMQSTSGISDISLSVLEADELFFMIFGNGVSKDVLSQWTNQGIRFSDDPETSMGLVQHEGGPCGVLAAIQAFVLKYLLFSPEDNVNAAHHMSNLSMRRLPINEFVAADIFSSLSEEKKS